Proteins encoded within one genomic window of Mesorhizobium sp. B2-1-8:
- a CDS encoding type I restriction endonuclease subunit R yields the protein MSFNAAEKYQSQIPALQLLVALGFRPLSQAEADQKRGGRQRNVTLDDVLVEQLLKINRFTHRGQDYPFNLEDAHEAIRRLKPTPDRIKGLKGTNQDIYDTLVLGTTITKTIDGDSKSYSFKFIDWERPENNAFHVTAEVSFERAGTTQTRRCDIVCYVNGVPFVVIENKRPTESLKKAGSQLIGYQNEDNIPHLFHFAQLLMTMNRQEARYATVGTPQKFWQTWRDEEDRDELILPLANRSLTPAEKSAVFSGDFAEARPFFEASESEGPRAVSAQDRTIYALCRPSRLLDLIRRFTVFDGGVRKVARHQQFFGIRLAVERVKRTDLNGIRKGGVIWHTQGSGKSLTMVMLGRALALDRDIVNPRIIIVTDRDDLDKQIKGTFKSCDMEPVRASSGTHLLSLIRNKASLITTIINKFDTASKGDHAADDDASIFVLVDESHRTQTGRYGGHGKFAMKMRRILPKACYLGFTGTPLLKKEKNTLSTFGGLIHKYAIDEAVADGAVVPLLYEGRMVEQQLTGNVIDRWFEKISEGLTDKQKADLKRKFSRMDALSKTGQAIRAKGYDISEHYRQFWQGTGFKAQLVAPSKAAAVRFKEVLDEIGHVSSEIIISTPDDNEGNEEVDKESKDLVRKFWDRTMARFNRSEDEYNRQITESFKGSGDPEILIVVSKLLTGFDAPRNTVLYVCKTLREHNLLQAIARVNRLYEEDGQEKQFGFIIDYEGLLGELDNALTTYSAFDGFEAEDLAGTVHDVREEIRKLPQLHNQLWDIFKNIRNKRDMEQFEQFLADEGVRQDFYERLRTFTRCLHISLSSDKLFDVFAEDKVDAMKRDWKQFSELKRSVQLRYQETVDLKEFEPKIQKLLDDHVVAMPAETIIEVVNINDPEALRAVVNETGVSQASKADRIASATRRKITEKMDEDPALYRRFSEMLEETIREYRDKRMSEKDYLNNIIDLASKVASRDHGRAVPSIIKGNDDAQAFFGLLQPVLSRSGNGQDVDAAAADIALKLIEIVKAHHIVGVWANDIAQNKMHNAIDDYFFDILRDEKGIELTLEDIDDLEHQIMDVARARFPA from the coding sequence ATGAGCTTTAACGCCGCTGAGAAGTATCAGTCGCAGATTCCGGCGCTTCAGCTGCTTGTTGCCTTGGGCTTCCGCCCACTTTCGCAAGCCGAGGCCGACCAGAAACGTGGGGGGCGTCAGCGCAATGTGACTCTGGACGACGTGCTCGTAGAGCAGCTGCTGAAGATCAACCGTTTTACCCATCGGGGGCAGGATTATCCGTTCAATCTTGAGGACGCACATGAAGCGATCAGGCGGCTAAAGCCGACGCCGGACCGCATCAAGGGCCTTAAAGGCACCAACCAGGACATTTACGACACGCTGGTTCTCGGAACTACGATCACCAAGACGATAGACGGAGACTCAAAGAGCTATTCATTCAAGTTCATCGATTGGGAGCGACCCGAGAACAACGCGTTCCATGTTACGGCTGAAGTCTCATTTGAGCGCGCGGGTACGACACAAACCAGGCGATGCGACATCGTTTGCTACGTGAACGGTGTGCCTTTCGTGGTGATCGAAAACAAGCGGCCAACCGAGAGCCTAAAGAAAGCCGGGAGTCAGCTGATCGGCTATCAGAACGAGGACAACATCCCTCATCTGTTTCATTTCGCGCAGCTCCTCATGACGATGAACAGACAAGAAGCGCGCTACGCGACCGTGGGTACGCCTCAGAAGTTTTGGCAGACTTGGCGCGACGAGGAGGATCGGGACGAGCTCATTCTTCCCTTGGCTAACCGGTCGCTCACTCCAGCGGAGAAGTCGGCTGTCTTTTCCGGTGATTTCGCCGAAGCGCGCCCGTTCTTTGAGGCATCTGAAAGTGAAGGTCCGCGTGCGGTTTCGGCCCAGGATCGAACAATCTACGCGCTCTGCCGCCCCTCACGGCTTCTTGATCTGATCCGACGCTTCACCGTCTTTGACGGCGGCGTCCGCAAGGTCGCACGTCATCAACAGTTTTTCGGTATCCGTCTAGCTGTCGAGCGCGTCAAGAGGACTGACCTCAATGGCATTCGCAAAGGTGGCGTGATTTGGCACACGCAGGGCTCGGGCAAATCGCTGACAATGGTCATGTTGGGCCGCGCGCTCGCTCTTGATCGCGACATTGTCAACCCGCGCATCATAATCGTCACTGATCGCGATGATCTCGATAAGCAGATCAAGGGAACATTCAAGTCCTGCGACATGGAGCCCGTTAGGGCGAGCAGCGGCACGCACCTACTAAGCCTCATCCGTAACAAGGCTTCGCTGATTACCACTATCATCAACAAGTTCGACACCGCGTCCAAAGGGGATCATGCGGCTGACGACGATGCCAGCATCTTTGTCTTAGTTGACGAAAGCCATCGTACGCAGACCGGGCGCTATGGCGGACATGGCAAATTCGCTATGAAGATGCGGCGCATCCTGCCCAAGGCCTGCTATCTCGGGTTCACTGGCACGCCTCTCCTCAAAAAGGAAAAGAACACGCTGTCGACGTTCGGCGGCCTCATCCATAAGTACGCGATCGACGAAGCCGTCGCCGACGGCGCGGTCGTGCCGCTCCTTTACGAGGGGCGGATGGTCGAACAGCAGCTTACGGGGAACGTCATTGATCGGTGGTTTGAAAAAATCAGCGAAGGGCTAACCGACAAGCAGAAGGCGGACCTGAAGCGCAAGTTCTCACGCATGGATGCCCTGTCGAAAACAGGGCAAGCCATTCGGGCGAAAGGCTACGACATTTCCGAACACTACCGGCAGTTCTGGCAGGGTACCGGATTCAAGGCGCAGCTCGTTGCGCCGTCAAAAGCGGCTGCCGTTCGCTTTAAGGAAGTTCTCGACGAAATCGGGCATGTGTCGAGTGAAATCATAATCTCTACGCCCGACGACAATGAAGGAAACGAAGAGGTCGACAAGGAGTCCAAAGACCTGGTCCGCAAGTTCTGGGACCGGACAATGGCCCGCTTCAATAGATCTGAGGATGAGTACAACCGCCAGATTACGGAGAGCTTTAAAGGCTCCGGTGATCCTGAGATACTCATCGTGGTATCTAAGCTGCTGACAGGGTTTGATGCACCGCGCAATACGGTGCTTTACGTTTGCAAAACGCTGCGCGAGCACAACCTTCTGCAGGCGATTGCCCGTGTCAACCGGCTGTATGAGGAAGACGGGCAAGAAAAGCAGTTCGGCTTCATCATAGACTATGAAGGGCTGCTGGGTGAGCTGGACAACGCACTTACGACCTACAGCGCTTTCGATGGATTTGAGGCTGAAGACCTGGCTGGTACCGTCCACGACGTGCGGGAGGAAATTAGAAAACTCCCCCAGTTGCACAACCAGCTTTGGGATATCTTCAAGAACATTCGCAACAAGCGCGACATGGAGCAATTCGAACAATTTCTTGCTGACGAAGGGGTTCGCCAGGATTTCTACGAACGCCTTCGGACTTTCACGCGGTGCCTCCATATCTCGCTTTCGTCAGACAAGCTTTTCGACGTGTTTGCGGAGGACAAGGTTGATGCCATGAAGCGCGACTGGAAGCAGTTTTCCGAACTCAAGCGCTCGGTTCAGTTGCGCTATCAGGAAACCGTCGACCTCAAGGAATTCGAGCCAAAGATTCAGAAGCTTCTGGACGATCACGTCGTGGCAATGCCTGCCGAGACGATTATTGAGGTCGTCAATATCAACGATCCGGAGGCTCTCAGAGCCGTTGTCAATGAGACCGGCGTTTCACAGGCATCAAAGGCGGATCGTATCGCCAGTGCGACGCGGCGAAAAATTACCGAGAAGATGGATGAGGACCCAGCACTTTACCGACGCTTTTCTGAAATGCTGGAGGAGACCATCCGTGAGTATCGGGACAAGCGGATGTCTGAGAAGGATTATCTGAACAACATTATCGATCTAGCGAGCAAAGTCGCCAGCAGAGATCATGGCCGAGCCGTACCCTCCATCATCAAAGGCAATGATGACGCTCAGGCATTTTTCGGGCTTCTTCAGCCGGTCCTTTCGCGGTCCGGGAATGGGCAGGACGTCGACGCTGCGGCTGCCGACATCGCCCTAAAACTGATCGAAATTGTAAAGGCCCATCATATCGTCGGTGTATGGGCGAACGACATCGCTCAGAACAAGATGCATAACGCGATCGATGACTATTTCTTTGATATCTTGCGGGACGAAAAGGGCATCGAACTCACTCTTGAGGATATCGATGACCTGGAACACCAAATCATGGACGTCGCCCGCGCAAGGTTTCCGGCATGA
- a CDS encoding M48 family metallopeptidase yields the protein MTAGSFQIEYGNQAINFAIIRRDRKTLEIAVEPDMSVVVAAPFNAKIEDIKIKVRKRAAWVRRQQRYFAQFLPRTPERLYVAGETHLYLGRQYRLKVVPHIQDGVKLIRGFILVQTHFPDRANVTQQLVEDWYRMRAQVKFRERVELSLDRFSNPEAFRPAGLTIKSLAQRWGSMSPAGRLLLNRRLIQAPVDTIDYVITHELCHIAEPHHGAAFFSLLGRVMPDWEKRKLKLERYMA from the coding sequence ATGACGGCAGGGAGCTTCCAAATCGAGTACGGGAACCAAGCGATAAACTTCGCGATCATACGCCGCGATCGCAAGACACTGGAAATCGCGGTCGAGCCGGATATGAGCGTCGTCGTCGCAGCGCCTTTTAATGCGAAGATCGAGGACATAAAGATCAAGGTGCGCAAGCGGGCCGCCTGGGTTCGGCGCCAGCAGCGCTACTTTGCACAGTTTCTTCCGCGTACGCCCGAGCGCTTATATGTAGCGGGCGAAACCCACCTGTATCTCGGCCGCCAATATCGCTTGAAAGTCGTCCCCCATATTCAGGACGGGGTGAAGCTCATCAGAGGATTCATCCTTGTCCAGACGCATTTTCCGGATCGTGCGAATGTCACTCAACAGTTGGTGGAGGACTGGTACAGGATGCGCGCGCAAGTCAAGTTCAGAGAGCGCGTTGAGCTGAGCCTTGACAGGTTCTCCAACCCCGAAGCGTTCAGGCCAGCGGGGTTGACGATCAAGTCTCTCGCGCAGCGCTGGGGATCAATGTCGCCAGCTGGCCGTCTCCTTCTGAACCGCCGCCTTATTCAAGCGCCTGTCGATACCATCGACTATGTGATTACCCACGAACTTTGCCATATCGCGGAGCCCCACCATGGGGCCGCCTTTTTCAGCCTTCTCGGCCGAGTTATGCCGGATTGGGAGAAGCGCAAGCTCAAGCTTGAACGGTATATGGCTTAA
- a CDS encoding amidohydrolase family protein translates to MRRGAHQVKLMVGGGIASYTDPITFAQFSAEEIRAAVEEAENAERYVMAHAYTARCIRHAVVNGVRSVEHGNFLDDETAQLMVERNAYLVPTLSAYITMWEEGLSIGMPAELHAKIKYVLDVGSASLEVAQRHGVRMVYGTDLIGPLHRHQSLEFAIRREVLSAIEVIRSATSTAAELFNMESEIGRVAQGLRADLLVVDGNPLDDIGLLQDPGRLLMILKDGDIYKDAI, encoded by the coding sequence ATCCGTCGCGGCGCGCATCAGGTCAAGCTGATGGTCGGGGGTGGTATCGCGTCCTATACGGACCCGATCACTTTCGCCCAGTTCTCAGCCGAGGAAATTCGCGCAGCAGTGGAGGAGGCAGAAAACGCGGAACGCTATGTCATGGCCCATGCCTATACAGCGCGCTGCATTCGCCACGCCGTGGTCAACGGAGTGCGATCCGTGGAGCACGGGAACTTCCTCGATGACGAGACGGCGCAACTGATGGTGGAGCGCAACGCGTATCTGGTTCCAACCTTGTCCGCTTACATAACCATGTGGGAAGAAGGCCTCTCGATCGGCATGCCGGCCGAGCTTCACGCGAAGATCAAATATGTGCTGGACGTGGGATCAGCTTCGCTGGAGGTCGCGCAGCGGCATGGCGTCAGGATGGTGTACGGGACCGATCTAATCGGACCTCTCCACCGTCATCAGTCGCTGGAATTCGCGATACGCCGCGAGGTGCTGTCCGCAATCGAGGTGATCCGATCGGCCACCAGTACTGCCGCGGAACTCTTCAACATGGAGAGTGAGATTGGACGCGTTGCCCAGGGATTGCGAGCGGACTTGCTTGTTGTCGACGGCAACCCGCTGGATGACATTGGCCTGCTGCAGGATCCTGGCCGTCTGCTGATGATCCTCAAGGACGGCGACATCTACAAGGACGCGATTTGA
- a CDS encoding beta-ketoacyl-ACP synthase III, with amino-acid sequence MNRTSRIIGLGHHVPARKVGNAEIEASLGLEGGWIEGRTGIRSRFWAERDDTLSGLAAQAGDTALKAAGIDRKNVGLLLLATSTPDHLLPPTAPLVAHRLGLEKAGAVDLAGACAGFIYALTFADGFVRLHNKPALVIAANILSRRINPTERASAVLFADAAGALVLAPSGDPGHGILGASLASDGSAYGLIHIPAGGSNRPFSDEIDIAETRMTIANGRDVFAKAVEMMSRCAVEALEAAGLSAQDVARFVPHQANARIFNAVGKALGIDDELIVKTIADYGNSSAATIPLSLSVAHSADPLRPGAKLLLAAAGAGLTGGALVIGF; translated from the coding sequence ATGAACCGCACGTCGCGCATCATAGGCCTTGGCCATCACGTCCCGGCGCGCAAGGTTGGCAATGCCGAGATCGAGGCGAGCCTCGGACTGGAAGGAGGCTGGATCGAGGGGCGCACCGGAATCCGGTCACGCTTCTGGGCAGAACGCGACGACACGCTCTCTGGCTTGGCGGCACAAGCAGGCGACACGGCGCTAAAGGCAGCCGGCATTGACCGCAAGAACGTCGGCTTGCTTCTGCTCGCCACTTCGACCCCGGATCATCTGCTGCCGCCGACCGCGCCGCTGGTGGCGCACAGGCTCGGCCTTGAAAAGGCCGGCGCGGTCGACCTTGCCGGCGCCTGCGCGGGGTTCATCTACGCGCTGACCTTCGCCGACGGCTTCGTGCGCCTGCACAACAAGCCAGCCCTCGTCATCGCTGCCAACATATTGAGCCGCAGGATCAATCCGACTGAGCGGGCAAGCGCCGTGTTGTTTGCCGATGCGGCAGGTGCGCTGGTGCTCGCCCCTTCCGGCGATCCTGGCCACGGCATACTCGGCGCCTCACTAGCCTCGGACGGTTCCGCTTATGGCCTGATCCACATCCCGGCGGGCGGCAGCAACCGTCCCTTCTCCGACGAGATCGACATCGCCGAAACCCGCATGACCATCGCGAATGGCCGCGACGTCTTCGCCAAGGCGGTGGAGATGATGAGTCGCTGTGCCGTAGAGGCGCTGGAGGCGGCTGGTCTTTCGGCGCAGGACGTCGCGCGCTTCGTGCCGCATCAGGCAAATGCCCGCATCTTCAACGCGGTCGGCAAGGCGCTCGGCATCGATGATGAGCTCATCGTCAAAACCATCGCCGACTATGGCAACTCGTCGGCCGCAACGATCCCCCTGTCGCTGTCGGTCGCGCACAGCGCCGATCCACTTCGACCAGGCGCCAAACTGCTGCTGGCAGCGGCGGGCGCCGGCCTGACAGGCGGTGCGCTGGTGATTGGTTTCTGA
- the bioD gene encoding dethiobiotin synthase: MTVQIVVTGTDTGVGKTVFAAGLTGLIDGIYWKPVQSGTCEETDSEIVSLLAGLSGDRVLPEAWRLRQPLSPHLAAKLDGVEIDAQALVLPTTSRPLVVEGAGGLLVPLNSRAFYIDVFARWNAPVVLCARTTLGTINHTLLSIEALRSRSIPLLGVVFIGDRVVDTQKTITDMGKVRVLGRLPRLESLTPSTLSAAMQTSFSAADFMEIRP, translated from the coding sequence GTGACAGTGCAGATCGTTGTCACCGGCACCGACACCGGCGTCGGCAAGACGGTGTTCGCGGCCGGGCTGACCGGCCTGATCGACGGCATCTACTGGAAGCCGGTGCAGTCGGGTACCTGCGAAGAAACTGACAGCGAAATTGTCTCCCTGCTCGCCGGATTGTCTGGCGATCGTGTGCTGCCCGAGGCCTGGCGCCTGCGCCAGCCGCTATCGCCACATCTTGCCGCCAAGTTGGACGGTGTGGAGATCGATGCACAGGCGCTTGTCCTGCCAACGACCAGCCGGCCGCTCGTTGTCGAAGGCGCCGGCGGACTTTTGGTGCCGCTCAACAGCCGCGCGTTCTACATCGACGTCTTCGCGCGATGGAACGCGCCGGTGGTGCTCTGCGCCCGCACCACGCTCGGCACCATCAATCACACGCTACTCTCGATCGAGGCTCTGCGCAGCCGCTCCATACCGCTGCTCGGGGTGGTGTTCATCGGCGACAGGGTGGTCGACACGCAAAAAACGATCACCGATATGGGCAAGGTTCGCGTGCTTGGCCGTCTGCCGCGTCTGGAATCCCTGACGCCCAGCACGCTGTCCGCCGCCATGCAGACCTCATTCAGCGCCGCCGACTTCATGGAGATCCGACCATGA
- a CDS encoding 8-amino-7-oxononanoate synthase, protein MSGRALLDRYKATLSGLARKDRLRTLSARSGLDFASNDYLGLACSPRIAQAVAAALAAGTPVGATGSRLLRGNDPEHEALEAKAATFFGAERALFFGGGYVANFAVLTTLPQKGDLIVLDELIHASAHEGARTGRAELVEAAHNDAGAVDDAILAWRAMGGTGRPWIVVESLYSMDGDRAPLGELIAVADRHDAFLFVDEAHATGVHGPDGRGLAHDLEGRNNVVVLHTCGKALGVSGALVTAPTVLCDYLVNRCRPFIYATAPSPLMAVAAATALDIVADEPERRERLATLVALAGKRAEALGLPASGSQILPIIVGNNASAMALAQKLQARGFDVRGIRPPTVPEGTARLRISLTLNVGEHDVSALFDALADEREYAP, encoded by the coding sequence GTGAGCGGGCGAGCCTTGCTCGACCGCTACAAGGCGACCTTGAGCGGGCTTGCCCGCAAGGATCGGTTGCGCACCTTGAGCGCCCGCTCAGGGCTCGACTTCGCCTCCAACGACTATCTCGGTCTCGCGTGCTCCCCGCGTATTGCGCAGGCCGTTGCGGCGGCACTCGCAGCCGGCACGCCTGTCGGGGCCACCGGCTCGCGGCTTCTGCGCGGCAACGATCCCGAACACGAGGCGCTCGAAGCCAAGGCAGCCACTTTCTTCGGCGCCGAGCGCGCACTGTTTTTCGGCGGTGGCTATGTCGCCAATTTCGCGGTGCTCACGACCTTGCCCCAGAAAGGCGACCTTATCGTGCTGGACGAACTCATCCATGCCAGCGCGCACGAGGGGGCGCGAACGGGCCGAGCCGAACTGGTGGAAGCCGCCCACAACGATGCGGGCGCCGTGGACGACGCCATTCTCGCCTGGCGAGCCATGGGCGGCACTGGCCGTCCGTGGATCGTAGTCGAAAGCCTCTACAGCATGGATGGCGACCGGGCTCCGCTCGGTGAACTGATCGCCGTCGCGGACCGCCACGACGCCTTCCTGTTCGTCGACGAGGCCCACGCCACCGGCGTCCATGGTCCGGACGGGCGCGGCCTCGCGCATGATCTTGAAGGCCGCAACAATGTCGTGGTCCTGCACACCTGCGGCAAGGCGCTCGGTGTATCCGGGGCGCTGGTCACCGCGCCTACGGTGCTATGCGACTACCTCGTCAACCGCTGCCGCCCCTTCATCTACGCCACCGCGCCCTCGCCGCTGATGGCAGTGGCTGCAGCGACAGCCCTCGACATTGTTGCGGATGAGCCGGAGCGCCGTGAGCGGCTGGCCACCCTGGTCGCGCTTGCCGGCAAGCGGGCTGAGGCGCTGGGCCTGCCGGCGAGCGGTTCGCAGATCCTGCCGATCATCGTTGGCAACAATGCAAGCGCCATGGCGCTGGCGCAGAAGTTGCAGGCGCGCGGGTTCGACGTGCGGGGCATCCGCCCGCCAACCGTGCCCGAGGGTACGGCAAGGCTGCGGATTTCGCTGACGCTGAATGTTGGCGAGCATGACGTTTCGGCGCTGTTTGACGCGCTTGCTGACGAACGGGAGTACGCGCCGTGA
- the alc gene encoding allantoicase has product MNVIDKTPGEAQDAYAMPELREDFAAEVDLASRWLGGSVLAASDESFGEKESLLTPTPSAFVPGNYGPRGEIVDGWETKRRRGPGHDWALIRLGAAGTISAIDVDTSFFTGNFPTTCRIEACGVEGYPGPKALQTLDTEWIEIVPRAPLKGDTHNRFEVSDRRRFTHVRLSAFPDGGIARLRVHGHVVPDPRLFDRLTIDLASQDHGGQVVTSSDGFYTSAAMLNRPDKARNMGDGWETRRRRDDGNDHAVIRLALPGKIRLVEIDTAHFKYNASAEAGLSGAIGEAMPSADHWTPLLSRRPLQPDTRHVFGLPTNNTIVSHVRLDAYPDGGISRVRLWGEVCPAARRVAGYRWFNALPPGQARHVVLEQGVSANLAARLTASRPLTVESIGGFADGATSDAAALAALNGLLTGGAT; this is encoded by the coding sequence ATGAACGTGATCGACAAGACCCCGGGCGAGGCTCAAGACGCCTATGCGATGCCAGAGCTGCGGGAAGATTTCGCGGCAGAGGTCGATCTCGCATCGCGATGGCTGGGCGGCAGCGTGCTTGCCGCCAGCGATGAATCCTTCGGTGAGAAGGAAAGCCTGTTGACGCCAACGCCGTCGGCCTTCGTGCCCGGCAATTACGGTCCGCGCGGCGAGATTGTCGATGGCTGGGAGACCAAGCGACGGCGAGGGCCTGGCCATGACTGGGCGTTGATCCGGCTGGGCGCGGCAGGCACCATCAGCGCCATCGATGTCGACACCTCCTTCTTCACCGGCAACTTCCCGACCACGTGCCGGATCGAGGCCTGCGGTGTCGAAGGCTATCCAGGCCCGAAGGCGTTGCAGACCCTCGACACCGAATGGATCGAGATTGTGCCGCGCGCGCCGCTCAAGGGCGATACACACAACCGCTTCGAGGTGTCCGACCGCCGCCGCTTCACCCATGTCCGTTTGTCCGCCTTCCCGGACGGCGGCATTGCCAGGCTGCGCGTCCATGGACATGTCGTGCCGGACCCGCGCCTGTTCGATCGCCTGACCATCGACCTCGCCAGCCAGGATCATGGCGGCCAGGTGGTGACGAGCAGCGACGGCTTCTATACGTCCGCCGCGATGCTCAACCGACCGGACAAGGCGCGCAACATGGGCGATGGCTGGGAGACCCGTCGCCGCCGTGACGACGGCAACGACCACGCTGTCATCCGCCTCGCTCTGCCCGGCAAGATAAGGCTGGTCGAGATCGATACCGCGCATTTCAAGTACAACGCCTCGGCCGAAGCCGGGCTGTCCGGCGCCATTGGCGAGGCGATGCCAAGTGCCGACCACTGGACACCGCTGCTGTCGCGGCGGCCGCTTCAGCCTGATACGCGCCATGTCTTCGGGTTGCCCACCAACAACACGATCGTCTCGCATGTCAGGCTCGACGCCTATCCCGACGGCGGCATTTCGCGCGTCAGGCTGTGGGGCGAGGTCTGTCCGGCGGCGCGCCGTGTCGCCGGTTACCGCTGGTTCAACGCGCTGCCGCCGGGCCAGGCGAGGCATGTGGTGCTGGAGCAAGGCGTGTCGGCCAATCTCGCGGCCCGTCTGACGGCGTCTCGGCCACTGACCGTTGAATCGATCGGCGGGTTTGCCGATGGCGCGACGTCCGATGCGGCCGCTCTGGCGGCGCTGAACGGATTGCTGACCGGAGGTGCCACGTGA
- a CDS encoding aspartate/glutamate racemase family protein has product MKILVVNVNTSQSMSDVIDVAAKAAASAGTDIITLTPFFGPEAVDCNFESYISAVAVMDRVLAYDEPFDAVVMAGFGEHGRDGLQELIDEPVFEICEASAHIAMMIGRSYSVVTTLQRSVPPIEDRLRLSGLADRCASVRANGMSTLEVDQNPAAAMRAIVDEARKAVEVDHAEVICLGCAGMAGLEEMITTELGVPVIDGVAAAVRLAEAVVGLGLKTSKVSTYARPDPKQISGWPLSEALRLKARPVGLALRAGGRR; this is encoded by the coding sequence ATGAAGATCCTCGTCGTCAACGTCAACACCAGCCAGTCCATGTCCGATGTCATCGACGTCGCCGCCAAGGCCGCCGCCTCCGCCGGCACCGATATCATCACGCTGACACCGTTCTTCGGCCCCGAGGCCGTGGACTGCAATTTCGAGAGCTATATTTCGGCGGTCGCCGTCATGGACCGTGTGCTTGCCTATGATGAGCCGTTTGACGCGGTGGTCATGGCCGGCTTCGGCGAGCATGGCCGCGATGGGCTGCAGGAGCTTATCGACGAGCCGGTGTTCGAGATCTGCGAAGCGTCCGCCCATATAGCGATGATGATCGGCCGCAGCTATTCGGTCGTCACCACCTTGCAGCGCTCGGTGCCGCCGATCGAGGACCGGCTACGGCTCTCCGGCCTTGCCGACCGCTGCGCCTCGGTGCGGGCCAATGGCATGAGCACGCTTGAAGTCGACCAGAATCCGGCGGCCGCCATGCGCGCGATCGTCGACGAGGCGCGTAAGGCCGTGGAAGTGGACCATGCCGAAGTGATCTGCCTCGGCTGCGCCGGCATGGCCGGCCTGGAGGAGATGATCACCACCGAACTTGGCGTGCCTGTCATTGACGGTGTCGCCGCCGCCGTTCGGCTAGCCGAGGCAGTCGTTGGCCTCGGGCTGAAGACCAGCAAGGTCTCAACCTACGCCCGGCCGGACCCCAAGCAGATTTCCGGCTGGCCGCTGTCCGAGGCGCTGCGGCTCAAGGCGCGGCCGGTCGGTCTGGCGCTGCGCGCGGGAGGCCGGCGATGA
- the allB gene encoding allantoinase AllB, giving the protein MTSLDLIIRAPRAVLPDGERAVSVGVAGGRIVSIGALDAPANAKETARLDLDTVLLPGLVDSHVHICEPGNTKWEGFLTATRAAAAGGITTLIDMPLDSVPTTVTLDALAAKRAAAEGQCHVDVGFWGGAIPSNLADLPKLHAEGVFGFKSFLCDTGTEDFPGITPQHMRKVMDVVAGLGSLFIVHAESAEAMASMPDLHTRRYVDYLASRPKGIENLAIAEVIEAARASGARAHILHLSSADALPMLASAIADGVKLSVETCPHYLTLSAEAIGDGETAAKVGPPVREAANREKLWAGVAEGTLSMIVSDHSPCTPAMKEPVSGDFGTAWGGISSLQLGLSLVWSEAHQRGLSLVEVVRWMAERPAALAGLSHKGRIAPGCDADFAVFSPDAEFVVDAASLHHRHPITPYAGRPLRGVVQETFLRGHRIDLFGRPRGALIAKDASAAQPQELRRSA; this is encoded by the coding sequence ATGACATCCCTCGATCTCATCATCCGGGCACCGCGTGCCGTCCTCCCTGATGGCGAGCGCGCCGTCTCGGTCGGCGTTGCCGGCGGGAGGATCGTCAGCATCGGAGCGCTCGACGCCCCCGCCAACGCCAAGGAAACGGCCAGGCTCGATCTCGACACCGTGCTCTTGCCTGGGCTCGTCGACAGCCACGTCCATATCTGCGAGCCTGGCAACACCAAATGGGAAGGCTTTTTGACAGCGACCCGCGCGGCAGCAGCCGGCGGCATCACCACCCTGATCGACATGCCGCTGGACAGCGTTCCGACGACGGTGACACTCGACGCACTCGCCGCCAAGCGCGCCGCCGCCGAAGGCCAGTGCCATGTCGACGTCGGGTTCTGGGGCGGCGCCATCCCGTCGAATCTTGCCGATCTGCCGAAGCTGCATGCCGAGGGTGTGTTCGGCTTCAAGTCCTTCCTCTGCGACACCGGCACCGAGGATTTTCCCGGCATCACGCCTCAACATATGCGAAAGGTGATGGATGTGGTGGCCGGGCTCGGCTCGCTCTTTATCGTCCACGCCGAGAGCGCAGAGGCGATGGCCTCCATGCCCGATCTTCATACGCGCCGCTATGTCGACTATCTAGCCTCGCGCCCAAAGGGCATCGAGAACCTGGCGATCGCCGAGGTCATCGAGGCAGCGCGCGCCAGCGGCGCCCGCGCGCACATTTTGCACCTGTCCAGCGCCGACGCGCTGCCTATGCTTGCCTCGGCCATCGCAGACGGCGTTAAGCTCAGCGTCGAGACCTGCCCGCACTACCTCACGCTTTCGGCCGAGGCGATCGGCGACGGCGAGACCGCCGCCAAGGTTGGCCCGCCGGTCCGCGAAGCGGCTAACCGCGAGAAGCTCTGGGCCGGAGTTGCCGAGGGCACGCTCAGCATGATCGTCTCGGATCATTCTCCTTGCACGCCCGCGATGAAGGAGCCGGTGTCAGGTGATTTTGGCACCGCCTGGGGCGGCATCTCCTCGCTGCAGCTCGGCCTGTCGCTGGTCTGGAGCGAGGCGCACCAGCGCGGCCTTTCGCTGGTCGAGGTTGTGCGCTGGATGGCCGAGCGCCCCGCTGCCCTTGCCGGGCTTTCGCACAAGGGCCGCATCGCGCCCGGCTGCGACGCCGATTTCGCCGTGTTCTCACCCGATGCCGAGTTCGTCGTGGATGCGGCGAGCCTGCATCATCGCCATCCTATCACGCCCTATGCCGGCAGGCCGCTGAGAGGCGTCGTGCAGGAGACTTTCCTGCGCGGCCACCGCATCGATCTGTTTGGCCGGCCGCGCGGCGCGCTGATCGCAAAGGACGCATCAGCTGCCCAGCCCCAAGAATTGAGAAGGAGCGCCTGA